From Oryza sativa Japonica Group chromosome 4, ASM3414082v1, one genomic window encodes:
- the LOC107278384 gene encoding pentatricopeptide repeat-containing protein At4g02750 codes for MVGAIQNLLRPFRCLLLRRFCSLGPPQRHAAGDVFQSNTAINEHFRAGRVAAARRVFDEMSERNVFTWNCMVSGLIRNRMLAEARKVFDAMPVRNSVSWAALLTGYARCGRVAEARELFNRIPDRNVVSWNAMVSGYARNGMVKRARELFDMMPWRDDVSWLTMISGYIKRKHVREARELFDSMPSPPTSVCNALLSGYVELGYMRAAEVLFGQMQTRNPVSWNVMITGYARAGSMGIAQRLFDEMPEKDVLSRTAIMRGYLQNGSVDAAWKVFKDMPHRDTVAWNTMMDGFVRNDRLDDALKLFSEMPDRDQISWNAILQGYVQQGDMDSANAWFRRAPNKDAISWNTLISGYKDEGALSLLSEMIRGGLKPDQATLSVVISICASLVSLGCGKMVHLWAIKTGFEHDALVMSSLISMYSKCGLISEASQVFELILQRDTVTWNAMIATYAYHGLADEALKVFDMMTKAGFRPDHATFLSILSACAHKGYLYEGCYHFRSMQEDWNLVPRSDHYSCMVDLLGRSGFIHQAYDFTRRIPSDHRTTAWETLFSVCNSHGEIQLGEIIARNVLKARPSDGGMYTLLSNIYAAKEMWSSAASVRGFMKERGLKKETGCSWIELKGEVVTFSSNDSNHPLIEQICQEVDSISVMIEEAT; via the coding sequence ATGGTGGGAGCCATCCAGAACCTTCTGCGCCCGTTCCGCTGCCTTCTTCTCCGCCGCTTCTGCAGCCTCGGGCCGCCGCAGCGACATGCTGCCGGCGACGTCTTCCAGTCGAATACCGCCATCAACGAGCACTTCCGCGCGGGCAGGgtagccgccgcgcgccgggtgttcgacgaaatgtcgGAACGGAACGTGTTCACCTGGAACTGCATGGTCTCTGGGCTCATCAGGAACCGGATGCTCGCGGAAGCCCGCAAGGTGTTCGATGCAATGCCCGTGAGGAACTCTGTCTCGTGGGCCGCGCTCTTGACCGGCTACGCCCGCTGCGGTAGGGTCGCCGAGGCCAGGGAGCTCTTCAACCGGATACCTGACAGGAATGTTGTTTCCTGGAACGCGATGGTGTCAGGGTATGCGCGCAACGGGATGGTCAAGAGGGCACGCGAGTTATTCGACATGATGCCATGGAGGGACGATGTGTCGTGGCTGACGATGATCTCTGGTTATATCAAGAGGAAGCATGTCCGCGAAGCTAGGGAGCTCTTTGACAGCATGCCATCACCTCCGACTTCTGTGTGCAATGCATTGCTGTCAGGCTATGTTGAACTTGGTTACATGAGGGCTGCGGAGGTGCTGTTTGGCCAGATGCAGACAAGGAACCCTGTTTCTTGGAATGTTATGATCACAGGCTATGCACGAGCTGGCAGTATGGGGATCGCGCAGCGTCTGTTTGATGAGATGCCTGAGAAGGACGTTCTATCTAGGACTGCTATTATGCGTGGGTATTTGCAGAACGGATCTGTCGATGCTGCATGGAAGGTGTTCAAAGACATGCCGCATCGTGATACTGTTGCTTGGAACACGATGATGGATGGTTTTGTGCGGAATGATAGGTTGGATGATGCTTTGAAGTTGTTCTCTGAGATGCCAGACAGGGATCAGATATCGTGGAATGCGATCTTGCAAGGATATGTTCAACAAGGGGACATGGATAGTGCAAATGCCTGGTTTCGAAGAGCGCCAAACAAGGATGCGATCTCATGGAACACATTGATCTCTGGGTACAAAGATGAAGGAGCACTATCTTTGCTGTCAGAAATGATCCGCGGAGGACTCAAACCTGACCAAGCCACCTTGAGCGTTGTTATTTCCATATGTGCATCTCTCGTTTCCCTTGGATGTGGAAAAATGGTACACCTCTGGGCAATCAAAACTGGCTTTGAGCATGATGCTTTGGTGATGAGCTCATTGATATCAATGTACTCAAAATGTGGGCTAATCAGTGAAGCTTCCCAAGTTTTCGAGCTGATTTTGCAGCGGGACACAGTGACATGGAATGCCATGATCGCAACATACGCTTATCATGGTCTTGCTGATGAAGCTTTGAAAGTTTTTGACATGATGACAAAAGCTGGATTTAGACCAGATCATGCGACCTTCCTAAGCATATTGTCTGCTTGCGCACATAAGGGGTACCTATATGAAGGCTGCTACCATTTTCGCAGCATGCAAGAAGACTGGAACTTGGTCCCAAGATCTGATCACTACTCCTGCATGGTTGATCTCTTGGGAAGATCAGGCTTTATACACCAGGCTTATGATTTTACCAGGAGAATCCCATCTGACCATCGAACGACCGCGTGGGAGACGCTGTTTAGCGTGTGCAACTCTCATGGGGAAATCCAGCTTGGAGAGATCATTGCCAGAAATGTCCTGAAGGCTAGACCCTCCGACGGAGGAATGTACACACTCCTGTCGAACATATATGCCGCCAAAGAGATGTGGAGCAGCGCTGCCAGCGTCAGAGGGTTCATGAAGGAACGAGGGCTGAAGAAGGAGACCGGGTGTAGCTGGATC
- the LOC9272346 gene encoding BTB/POZ and MATH domain-containing protein 2-like — MPTATGSRTPVRSASAVIAGTESGQHHLKIDGYSRIKDELPTGSDIKSRSFRAGGHSWHLRYYPNGFNSDCAECISIFLQLDYNVMKGVKAQYKFSLLDRARKPSYSRSSGKADVFLNTGWGYRTYIERGLLESSEYLRDDCLTIVCDFTVFKDLRTEDIDVDDAMPPPQSPPTVVVPPSDLHRHLGGLLATGEGADVTFEVEGKTFAAHRWVLAARSPVFRVALFGATTGGADDVVRVNIDAMKVQDFEALLHYMYTDSLPEMKGGEAAAMLPDLVAAANRYKMERLRLVCEHKLCEYVNGRTVVAMLAFAGEHQCNGLKEKCLRFLDDPVKLRLIVQAEGVENLSKSYPSILKDVIAKFVATPVDS, encoded by the exons ATGCCAACCGCCACCGGCAGCCGCACACCGGTGCGGTCTGCCTCCGCCGTCATAGCCGGCACGGAGAGCGGCCAGCACCATCTCAAGATCGACGGCTACTCCCGCATCAAGGACGAGCTGCCCACCGGCAGTGACATCAAGTCTCGATCTTTCCGCGCCGGAGGCCATAGCTGGCACCTGCGCTACTACCCCAACGGCTTCAACTCGGACTGCGCCGAGTGcatctccatcttcctccaGCTCGACTACAATGTCATGAAAGGCGTGAAAGCGCAGTACAAGTTCAGCTTGCTCGACCGTGCCAGGAAGCCGTCGTACTCCAGGAGTAGTGGCAAGGCGGACGTCTTCCTCAACACCGGTTGGGGTTACCGGACTTACATCGAAAGGGGGCTTCTGGAATCGTCGGAGTATCTCAGAGACGACTGCCTCACGATCGTGTGTGACTTCACCGTCTTCAAGGACTTGCGGACCGAGGACATCGACGTTGATGACGCGATGCCACCGCCGCAGTCGCCTCCTACAGTGGTGGTCCCGCCATCTGACCTGCACCGGCACCTCGGAGGTCTCCTCGCCACCGGAGAGGGCGCCGACGTGACGTTCGAGGTCGAGGGCAAGACGTTCGCGGCACACAG GTGGGTGCTCGCGGCCCGGTCTCCAGTGTTCCGTGTGGCGCTCTTCGGCGCCACGACCGGTGGCGCCGATGATGTAGTGCGCGTCAATATCGATGCTATGAAGGTGCAGGACTTTGAGGCTCTGCTCCACTACATGTACACCGACTCGCTGCCGGAGATgaaaggaggagaggcggcggcgatgctccCAGACCTTGTCGCGGCGGCGAACAGGTACAAGATGGAGAGGCTAAGGCTGGTGTGCGAACACAAGCTATGCGAGTACGTGAACGGGAGAACGGTTGTTGCCATGCTTGCATTTGCGGGGGAGCACCAGTGCAATGGCCTTAAGGAGAAGTGCCTGCGTTTTCTTGATGACCCGGTGAAACTGAGATTGATTGTGCAGGCAGAGGGAGTCGAGAATTTGAGCAAAAGTTACCCTTCTATTTTGAAAGATGTAATTGCCAAGTTTGTTGCAACACCCGTAGATAGCTGA